The genomic stretch CAAAATCATTACGCAGGTATTCCTGTACAAGTTCCTGTGCGACAAGCTGGCGTATGAGCTGAAAAAAGCCGATAAAGCCACTGCCAAGGCGGAAAACTGGGAACAGCACATCGCCAATATGGACATCGACGCTTACGAGATGTTGGTCATGATGCTTCCCGAAGGCACAGCTTATTTGCGCCCGGAACACCTGCTTGCCAGCCTGTTTGCGCGGCAAAATGAGGATAATTTCGCCAAGCTGTTTGATGATACCTTACGCCAGATTGCCATCGTCAACAGTGATATTTTCTCGGTCAAAACCGGGGGCGGGGCGCAAATCCGCTTGTTTGATGAGATCAGCCAGTTCATTTCTGACCCCGGTGAGCGCGACAACTTTTGCAAGGCAATAATCAACAAACTGGTGAATTTCAGCTTTGAGCATATTTTTACACAGGGCTTTGATTTCTTTGCCGACATCTTTGAGTACCTGATTAAGGACTACAACAAGGACAGCGGCGGCAAGTATGCGGAATATTACACGCCGCACGCGGTCGCCAAGATCATGGCGGCGATTCTTGTCCCTGCTGAAAGCCGGGGTAAGGTGATGAACGTCAAGTGCTACGATCCATCGGCCGGGTCGGGGACGTTGCTGATGAATCTGGCTCATGCGATTGGGGAAAATCGGTGCAGTATCTATTCGCAGGATATTTCGCAAAAGTCGTCCGGGTTGTTGCGGCTGAACCTGATCCTCAACAATCTGGTGCATTCCATCCCTAATGTGATTCAGGGCAATACCATTTTGTCGCCTTACCACAAGGATGGGGCGTCGCTGGCAAAGTTTGACTATATTGTTTCCAACCCACCGTTCAAGATGGATTTCAGCGATTTCCGCAACGATCTGGATACCAAGGAAAACAAGGAACGCTTCTTTGCGGGGCTTCCCAATGTGCCGGGCAAGGCCAAGGATAAAATGGCGATTTACCTGCTGTTTATCCAGCACATCATGTTTTCGCTGAAACCGGGCGGTAAGGCTGCCATCGTCGTTCCTACCGGGTTTATTACTGCTCAGTCGGGCATTGACAAGAAAATCCGTGAAAAGCTGGTCGACCAGAAAATGCTGGCGGGCGTGGTGTCGATGCCGAGCAATATTTTCGCTACTACGGGCACGAATGTCTCTATCCTGTTCATCGACAAGGGCAACCGGGACAAGGTAATCCTGATTGATGCCTCGAATCTGGGTGAAACGGTCAAAGACGGTAAAAACCAGAAAACCGTGCTGACGGCTGCCGAAGAACAACACATCATCGACACTTTCAACACCAAAACGGCGGTCGATGATTTTTCAGTTGCGGTCACTTACGACCAGATCAAAGCCAAAAACTACTCCTTCAGTGCAGGGCAATACTTCGACGTAAAAATCGAATACACCGACATCACCGCCGCCGAATTCACCGCCAAAATGCAAGGCTTCACCGACAACCTCGACACCCTTTTCGCCGAATCCCGCACCCTCGAAACCGAGATCAAAACCCAACTAGCGAGCCTCCGCTATGATTAAGTGGAAGCGGACAACTTTGGGGCAGGTGGTTTCTGAAGGTAACGGGTTGATTCAAACCGGCCCATTTGGCAGTCAACTACATGCTTCCGATTATGTTGAAAATGGTATCCCCTGCATAATGCCAGCCAACATGAAGGAAAGCCGAGTTAATCTTTCAGGTATAGCCCGTATCTCTGTTAAAGATGCACAGCGTCTTTCTCAGCATTTGGTTAAGCCGGGGGATATTGTTTATAGTAGACGAGGCGATATAACCCAGAAAGTACTAATACATGATGCTGATAATGGTTTTTTCTGTGGGACTGGTTGCATTCTAATTCGCCCCGGAAATAATGTTGATTCACGATTTTTGACTTATTTTTTGGGAGCTAGAGAAAGTAAAGAGTGGTTAATCAATCACTCTGTTGGCATTACTATGCCGAACTTAAATACAAAAATTCTTTTCAATCTTCCACTGAGATTGCCTAGTAAAAACCATCAAATAGAAATTGCTGATATTCTCTCTGCTATTGATAAAAAAATCGAAGTCAACAATCGCATTAACGCCGAACTCGAAGCAATGGCAAAAACCCTCTACGACTACTGGTTTGTGCAGTTCGATTTCCCCGATGAAAACGGCAAGCCGTATAAGTCGTCGGGCGGGAAGATGCTGTATAGCAAGGAGTTGAAGCGGGAGATTCCAGCGGGATGGGAAGTTTCAAATATTTTGAAGGTCGCGGAATTATTTGGAGGTGGCACTCCAAGCAAAAATGACCTGTCATTTTGGAACGGTGAAATACCTTTCTTTACACCAACAGATACAAGCCAAGGCGTATTTCAACTCGATACAGAAGAACATATTACCGAAGATGGCTTGAAGAGTTGTAGTAGCTTATTGTTTGATAAAGGTACAGTGTTTATAACAGCAAGGGGTTCTGTCGGAAAACTCGCATTAACAGCACGAAAAATGGCAATGAATCAATCTTGTTACGCACTAAAACCAAAAGCTGGCTGTGGCGGTGAATTTGTATATTTTCTGACTCAGGAACTCATTCATCATCTTAAAATAAAGTCTTCCGGTTCTGTCTTCAAGTCGATAGTGTCTAATGATATTAAGTTCACTCAAATGTGCATACCTGACAATCAAGCAATTCAGACTTACAGTGAAGTTATAGAGCCGCTATTTGAAAAAATATTGAATTGCTCGAAAGAAAATCAGCGGTTGGTGGCGTTGCGGGATTGGTTGTTGCCGATGTTGATGAATGGGCAGGTGCGGGTGGAGAGCGCGGCGGATGATCTATACTCACAACAGCACGACGCAGGAATGAGGCAACCATGAAACTGAAACTCCCCTACGGCATCAGCCACTACAAAACGGTCATCGAGGAAGGCTACACCTACCTCGACAAAACCGGCTGGATTCAAACCATCGAAGACACCAGCCGCTACAACCTGATCATGCGCCCGCGCCGCTTCGGGAAAAGCCTGTTTGTCTCCATGCTAGCGTATTACTACGACATCAAGGCCAAGCATGATTTCACGCGCCTGTTTGGTCATCTCGCCATCGGTCAGAATCCCACTGGCAACCAGAACCGCTACCAAGTCCTGTTTATGGAATTCAGCGGCATCAGCACGGATGACCCGCAAACCATCGAAGCGGATTTCACCCGCAAAATCGACAACCTGCTGCAACGTTTTTTGCTCAAGTACGACTACCCGGAACAGGTTGGGGTGCAAATCGCCGCCGCCAATACCCCAGCCGGGAAAATGGAAGCCCTGTTTACCGTACAAGGCGAACAGCCCATCTACCTGATTATTGACGAATACGACCATTTCGCCAATGCGTTACTGGCGGATAACCTGACCTATTTCCGCCGGATTATGGGCAAGGGCGGCTTTGTCCGCGCCTTTTATGAAACCATCAAGGCCGCCACACAACAGGGCAGCATTGATCGTCTGTTCATTACAGGTGTTACGCCCATCATGCTCGATAGCCTGACTTCGGGTTTTAATATGGTTAAAAACCTATCCTTGTTGCCAGCTTTTAATGAGGCGATTGGTCTAAGCCGCCCGGAAACGTTGTCCCTGATCCAGCCCTTGGTAGAACAATGCAATCTTACGGTTGATCTGATGGGTACGCTGAAGGATTGGTACAACGGTTATGTGTTTGCGTACCGTGGTCAGCCGATGTACAACGCGAATATGTTACTGTATTTTTTGGGAAACTTTGACAAAGAGCGTTGTGCCTTTCCCACGAATATGCTGGATGAAAACATCGCATCGGACTACGGTAAAATCCTCCGCATGTTTTCTATTGGTGATCGGGACGTTAATTATGCCGTGCTGGAAGAGCTGATCAGTACAGGTGAAATTACCACCCAACAACGTCGCCAATTCGACTTTGACAAAGGCTTTGACCGCGAGGATTTCATCAGCCTGCTTTATTACATGGGGTTCGTCTCGCTGGCGGGCGAGGAACTGGGTTCACAGCGTTTTCGTATCCCCAATTATGTGATCAAGAAACTCTACTTCGAGTATTTCAAGGTTGAGATTGAACGGCGCAATACTTTGCAAATACCGACGCAAACCATCCATAAAGCCGTGGTCGCTTTGGCGCTGCATAATGATATTGAACCCTTGCGGCTAGAGGTGCAGCAGTTATTACAAATCCTGTCCAACCGTGATTTTATGCGGATGGATGAAAAGCACCTGAAGGTTTTACTGACCACCTTGCTGTATCAATCTCCGGCTTACTACATCAAAAGCGAGCCGGAAATGAATCGCAAATACCCGGACATTTTGTTGCTGGAACGCAGCCCGTATGCTGTCCAGCACCAGCATTTGATCGAGCTGAAATATTGCAAGAAGTCCGAACGGCAAAAACAACCGCAGGTGTGGGACGACAAACGCGCTGAAGGTATTCAGCAGGTGCAGGGCTATCAGCAGTTGCCGGATATTCAGAAACTGGACAAGCTATCCTGCTGGGTCATGCTCACTGATGGCGAGGAAGTGCTGGTAGAACAGGTAACGTGAATTGAAACTATCCAACAACACCCAAATCCCCCCCGAAGAAATCGACCTTCAGCCCATCCGCGCCCAAGGCTCCGGCGGGCAGAACGTCAACAAGGTGTCGACCGCGATTCACCTGCGTTTCGACATCCGCGCCTCATCCCTGCCCGAAGCCTACAAGGAAAAGCTGCTAGCCTACGCTGATCAGCGCATTTCCAGCGAAGGCGTGATCGTCATCAAGGCACAAACCCACAACAGTCAGGAAAAAAACCGTGCGGATGCGCTGGAACGCCTGCGCCAACTCATCCTCGACGCTACCAAAGTGCAGAAAAAGCGCAAAGCGACCCGCCCAACCCGCAGCTCCCAAACCAAGCGGTTGGATAGCAAGAAAAAGCACAGCCAGACCAAAGCCGGGCGCGGCAAGGTGGATTACTGACCTGTAGGAGCCTGCCTTGCAGGCGATAATGACCTACCGAATGACATGAATATTGATTGGTAATTCCATTTCTTGCCAAATTTTGTCCGTTGTCATGATGGGCATCTTACGGTCAATACCCGTCGCAATACAGGCACGATCGGCAAGTGACAAGCCAAACGGTTTGGATTTCACCCAAAGGCTTGCGCAGATCTCAGCCTGTTCGACTGTGAAGGGCATGATTTTCAGGCCAGTTAATTCCATTTCCGGGCGAATATCCGCCGCATCAGGGTCATGCACCGAGAGTTTTTGTATAACTTCTGACCAGTTAACCGTATTGATTGTGGCCTGATGTAGCACGGCCTGCACCTTGTCTGCTCCCGGCTCACCTTGCAGCAAAGCCAGCAGCGCTGAAGCATCAAGAATCATGACTTTCCTTTGCCGCTTCCTGACGGCGCTCCTGAATCAGCTCACCCGCCAGACTCACAGGAATCTTGCGGAAACGGTGTTGCAGTTTTTTCACAATATCAGCCGGTTTTTCCATGATAATGGACTGATTATCAAGCCTTAATAGCAAACGCTGCCCTTCCTGCAAGTTCAGGGCTTTGCGTATGGCTGTGGGGATGACGATGCGGCCATTTTGTCCGATCGCGATGGTACATTCTTGCATGGCAATTACCTTGACAAGTTAG from Thiothrix litoralis encodes the following:
- the arfB gene encoding alternative ribosome rescue aminoacyl-tRNA hydrolase ArfB — protein: MKLSNNTQIPPEEIDLQPIRAQGSGGQNVNKVSTAIHLRFDIRASSLPEAYKEKLLAYADQRISSEGVIVIKAQTHNSQEKNRADALERLRQLILDATKVQKKRKATRPTRSSQTKRLDSKKKHSQTKAGRGKVDY
- a CDS encoding restriction endonuclease subunit S, producing MIKWKRTTLGQVVSEGNGLIQTGPFGSQLHASDYVENGIPCIMPANMKESRVNLSGIARISVKDAQRLSQHLVKPGDIVYSRRGDITQKVLIHDADNGFFCGTGCILIRPGNNVDSRFLTYFLGARESKEWLINHSVGITMPNLNTKILFNLPLRLPSKNHQIEIADILSAIDKKIEVNNRINAELEAMAKTLYDYWFVQFDFPDENGKPYKSSGGKMLYSKELKREIPAGWEVSNILKVAELFGGGTPSKNDLSFWNGEIPFFTPTDTSQGVFQLDTEEHITEDGLKSCSSLLFDKGTVFITARGSVGKLALTARKMAMNQSCYALKPKAGCGGEFVYFLTQELIHHLKIKSSGSVFKSIVSNDIKFTQMCIPDNQAIQTYSEVIEPLFEKILNCSKENQRLVALRDWLLPMLMNGQVRVESAADDLYSQQHDAGMRQP
- a CDS encoding AAA family ATPase; this translates as MKLKLPYGISHYKTVIEEGYTYLDKTGWIQTIEDTSRYNLIMRPRRFGKSLFVSMLAYYYDIKAKHDFTRLFGHLAIGQNPTGNQNRYQVLFMEFSGISTDDPQTIEADFTRKIDNLLQRFLLKYDYPEQVGVQIAAANTPAGKMEALFTVQGEQPIYLIIDEYDHFANALLADNLTYFRRIMGKGGFVRAFYETIKAATQQGSIDRLFITGVTPIMLDSLTSGFNMVKNLSLLPAFNEAIGLSRPETLSLIQPLVEQCNLTVDLMGTLKDWYNGYVFAYRGQPMYNANMLLYFLGNFDKERCAFPTNMLDENIASDYGKILRMFSIGDRDVNYAVLEELISTGEITTQQRRQFDFDKGFDREDFISLLYYMGFVSLAGEELGSQRFRIPNYVIKKLYFEYFKVEIERRNTLQIPTQTIHKAVVALALHNDIEPLRLEVQQLLQILSNRDFMRMDEKHLKVLLTTLLYQSPAYYIKSEPEMNRKYPDILLLERSPYAVQHQHLIELKYCKKSERQKQPQVWDDKRAEGIQQVQGYQQLPDIQKLDKLSCWVMLTDGEEVLVEQVT
- a CDS encoding type II toxin-antitoxin system VapC family toxin, which produces MILDASALLALLQGEPGADKVQAVLHQATINTVNWSEVIQKLSVHDPDAADIRPEMELTGLKIMPFTVEQAEICASLWVKSKPFGLSLADRACIATGIDRKMPIMTTDKIWQEMELPINIHVIR
- a CDS encoding AbrB/MazE/SpoVT family DNA-binding domain-containing protein — its product is MQECTIAIGQNGRIVIPTAIRKALNLQEGQRLLLRLDNQSIIMEKPADIVKKLQHRFRKIPVSLAGELIQERRQEAAKESHDS
- a CDS encoding HsdM family class I SAM-dependent methyltransferase, which codes for MVALDFKKSTTELIDNLKNICAAYGLGNDGNEFKIITQVFLYKFLCDKLAYELKKADKATAKAENWEQHIANMDIDAYEMLVMMLPEGTAYLRPEHLLASLFARQNEDNFAKLFDDTLRQIAIVNSDIFSVKTGGGAQIRLFDEISQFISDPGERDNFCKAIINKLVNFSFEHIFTQGFDFFADIFEYLIKDYNKDSGGKYAEYYTPHAVAKIMAAILVPAESRGKVMNVKCYDPSAGSGTLLMNLAHAIGENRCSIYSQDISQKSSGLLRLNLILNNLVHSIPNVIQGNTILSPYHKDGASLAKFDYIVSNPPFKMDFSDFRNDLDTKENKERFFAGLPNVPGKAKDKMAIYLLFIQHIMFSLKPGGKAAIVVPTGFITAQSGIDKKIREKLVDQKMLAGVVSMPSNIFATTGTNVSILFIDKGNRDKVILIDASNLGETVKDGKNQKTVLTAAEEQHIIDTFNTKTAVDDFSVAVTYDQIKAKNYSFSAGQYFDVKIEYTDITAAEFTAKMQGFTDNLDTLFAESRTLETEIKTQLASLRYD